The window AGGATAGAGATGGGGATGGAATTTTAGATAAGGATGGGAGACCATTCAGTTTTACCCTTATGACCAATCAGGGTAACAAGATGCGCCAGCTTTGTGCTACTATTATCCAGTCTAACCTTAAACAGGTGGGCATCCAGGTAAAAATTCGTATTTTGGAATGGGCTTCCTTCATTCATCAGTATATTGACAAGAAGAATTTTGATGCGGTAATTCTTGGTTGGAGTCTTTCCCGAGATCCTGATCAGTATTCTATTTGGCACTCATCCCAGATCAAGGAGGGGCAGTACAATTTCGTTTCCTATAGTAACCCGGAAGTCGACCGCCTGTTAGTGGAAGGACGGCGTACTTTCGATATGGAGAAGAGAAAAGAAATCTATCATAAGATTCATGCCATTTTAGCTGAAGAGCAACCCTATACTTACTTATATGTGGCTGATGCCCTTCCTGTAGTCCATAAGAGGTTCCATGGTATTGAAGTTGCTCCTGCAGGCATTGGCTATAACTTCATCAAATGGTATGTGCCCAAAAACCAACAGAAATACACTCGATGATGCAATTATGAGTTATGAATTATAAAAGATAATGCATTGTAGGCACAGATTCAAGGGGTGGGGAAGGGGTA is drawn from bacterium and contains these coding sequences:
- a CDS encoding ABC transporter substrate-binding protein; its protein translation is DRDGDGILDKDGRPFSFTLMTNQGNKMRQLCATIIQSNLKQVGIQVKIRILEWASFIHQYIDKKNFDAVILGWSLSRDPDQYSIWHSSQIKEGQYNFVSYSNPEVDRLLVEGRRTFDMEKRKEIYHKIHAILAEEQPYTYLYVADALPVVHKRFHGIEVAPAGIGYNFIKWYVPKNQQKYTR